A window from Manis javanica isolate MJ-LG chromosome 10, MJ_LKY, whole genome shotgun sequence encodes these proteins:
- the TNS2 gene encoding tensin-2 isoform X1, with protein MERRWDLDLTYVTERILAAAFPARPDEQTHRGHLRELAHVLQSKHRDKYLLFNLSEKRHDLARLNPKVQDFGWPELHSPPLDKLCSICKAMETWLSADSQHVVVLYCKGSKGKLGVIVSAYMHYSKISAGDGRPEWRQPLIPHWGSAISRADQALATLTMRKFCEDKVAAELQPSQRRYISYFSGLLSGSIRMNSSPLFLHYVLMPVLPAFEPGTGFQPFLKIYQSMQLVYTSGIYHIASSGPQQLCISLEPALLLKGDVMVTCYHKGGRGTDRTLVFRVQFHTCTIHGPRLTFPKDQLDEAWTDERFPFQPAVEFVFSSSPEKIKGNTPRNDTSVSVDYNTSEPAVRWDSYENFNQHHEDSMDGSLTHTRGPLDGSPYAQVQRVPRQTPPAPSPEPPPPPMLSVSSDSGHSSTLTTEPAAESPGRPPPTAAERQELDRLLGGCGVASGSREAGRETAILDDEEQPPAGGGPHLGTYSGHRPGLSRHCSCRQGYREPGGVPNGGYYQPEGTLERRRLAYGGYEGSSQGYAEASMEKRRLCRSLSEGPYPYPPELGKPASGDFGYRSPGYREVVILEDPGLPALCSCPACEEKLALPTAALYGLRLERETGEGWASEAGKPLLHPVRPGHPLPLLVPACGHHHALMPEYSCLKPPKAGEEGHEGCSYAMCPEGRYGHPGYPALVTYGYGGVVPSYCPAYGRVPHSCGSPGEGRGYTSSGAHSPRAGSISPGSPPYPQSRKLSYEIPAEEGGDRYPLPGHLAPAGPLASAESPEPAAWREGPSGHSTLPRSPRNVQCSASSELSGPSTPLHTSSPVQGKESAQRQDTRSPSSVPTQRLSPGDVLPPVSQGGSEKAPELPARSGLGPPAPRLFLASPPSSPSDWPQARSPGGPSDSASPRGPVPTTLPGLRHATWQGLRDPPDSPDGSPLTPVPTQMPWLVASPEPPQSSPTPAFPLAASYINGPTQPPLPEKRHLLGPGQQSGPWDSEQASPPARGTSHHVTFAPLLPDNTQQPPEAPMQESQSNVKFVQDTSKFWYKPHLSRDQAIALLKDKDPGAFLIRDSHSFQGAYGLALKVATPPPSAQPWKGDPLEQLVRHFLIETGPKGVKIKGCPSEPYFGSLSALVSQHSINPLSLPCCLHIPSKACSVLYLTSVETESLTGPQAVAKASSAALSCSPRPTPAVVHFKVSAQGITLTDNQRKLFFRRHYPVSSITFSSIDPQDRSSSPSADGPTLMAPPPRSLVLWPRSQEAPGRMCVTSLLSLTQISLQVPSSPSSPKFYWARENEGRPQSEPTTAPRPSQQPTVLTFPGPTKETQTPVPFLGNGEWGSAWDTALLPHPQPAKLSGQAHEVTLHVSRWQRWVCEG; from the exons ATGGAGCGCCGCTGGGACTTGGACCTCACCTACGTGACGGAGCGCATCCTGGCCGCCGCCTTCCCCGCACGGCCCGACGAGCAGACACACCGGGGCCACCTGCGCGAGCTGGCTCACGTGCTGCAATCCAAGCACCGCGACAAGTACCTG CTCTTCAACCTTTCGGAAAAGAGACATGACCTGGCCCGCCTGAACCCCAAG GTCCAGGACTTTGGCTGGCCTGAGCTGCATTCACCCCCACTGGACAAGCTGTGCTCCATCTGCAAAGCTATGGAGACGTGGCTCAGTGCTGACTCACAGCACGTAGTTGTACTGTACTGCAAG GGGAGCAAGGGCAAGCTCGGGGTCATTGTCTCTGCCTACATGCACTACAGCAAGATCTCTGCAGG GGATGGGAGACCAGAATGGAGACAGCCCCTGATCCCCCACTGGGGCTCTGCAATCTCCAGGGCAGACCAGGCACTGGCTACTCTCACCATGAGGAAGTTCTGTGAGGACAAGGTGGCAGCAGAACTGCAGCCCTCCCAGCGCCG ATATATCAGCTACTTCAGTGGTCTGCTGTCTGGATCCATCAGAATGAACAGCAGCCCTCTCTTCCTGCACTATGTGCTCATGCCTGTGCTGCCAGCCTTTGAACCTGGCACTG GCTTCCAGCCCTTCCTCAAGATCTACCAGTCCATGCAGCTCGTCTACACATCTGGAATCTA TCACATTGCCAGCTCTGGGCCCCAGCAGCTTTGCATCAGCCTAGAGCCAGCCCTCCTCCTCAAAGGCGATGTCATG GTGACATGCTATCACAAGGGTGGCCGGGGGACAGACCGGACCCTTGTGTTCCGAGTCCAGTTCCACACGTGCACTATCCATGGACCACGGCTTACCTTCCCCAAGGACCAGCTGGATGAGGCCTGGACTG ATGAAAGGTTCCCCTTCCAACCTGCAGTGGAGTTCGTCTTTTCCTCCAGCCCTGAGAAGATCAAAG GTAATACCCCGCGGAACGACACCTCAGTCTCTGTGGACTACAACACCTCAGAGCCCGCTGTGCGCTGGGACTCCTACGAGAACTTCAACCAGCACCATGAGGACAGCATGGATG GCTCCCTGACCCACACCCGGGGACCCCTGGATGGCAGTCCTTATGCCCAGGTGCAGCGGGTCCCCCGCCAGACCCCACCGGCACCCTCTCCAGAGCCGCCTCCACCCCCCATGCTCTCTGTCAGCAGCGACTCTGGCCATTCATCCACACTGACTACGGAGCCAGCTGCCGAGTCCCCTGGCCGGCCACCCCCGACGGCTGCTGAACGGCAGGAGCTAGATCGCCTCCTGGGAGGCTGTGGAGTGGCCAGTGGGAGCCGAGAAGCTGGGCGTGAGACGGCCATCCTAGATGATGAAGAGCAGCCCCCCGCGGGTGGAGGCCCCCACCTTGGGACGTATTCTGGCCACAGACCCGGCCTCAGCCGCCACTGCTCCTGCCGCCAGGGCTACCGGGAGCCCGGCGGGGTCCCCAATGGGGGCTACTACCAGCCAGAGGGAACCCTGGAGAGGCGGCGGCTGGCTTATGGGGGCTACGAAGGGTCCTCCCAGGGCTATGCCGAGGCCTCTATGGAGAAGCGGCGCCTCTGCCGATCACTGTCAGAGGGGCCGTACCCCTACCCACCTGAGCTAGGGAAACCGGCCAGTGGGGACTTTGGATACCGCTCCCCAGGCTACCGGGAGGTGGTGATCCTGGAGGAccctgggctccctgccctgTGCTCATGCCCTGCTTGTGAGGAGAAGCTGGCACTGCCCACGGCAGCCCTATATGGGCTGCGGCTGGAGAGGGAAACTGGAGAGGGGTGGGCGAGTGAGGCTGGTAAGCCTCTCCTGCACCCAGTGCGACCTGGGCACCCACTGCCCCTGCTGGTGCCTGCCTGTGGGCACCACCATGCCCTGATGCCTGAATACAGCTGCCTAAAGCCACCCAAGGCAGGCGAGGAAGGGCATGAGGGCTGCTCCTATGCCATGTGCCCCGAGGGCAGGTATGGGCATCCAGGATATCCTGCCCTGGTGACATATGGCTATGGAGGAGTAGTTCCCAGTTACTGCCCCGCATATGGCCGGGTGCCCCACAGCTGTGGATCTCCAGGTGAGGGTAGAGGGTATACCAGCTCTGGTGCCCACTCCCCACGGGCTGGCTCCATTTCCCCGGGCAGCCCACCCTACCCACAATCCAGGAAGCTGAGCTACGAGATCCctgcagaggagggaggggacaggTATCCACTTCCCGGGCACCTGGCCCCAGCAGGACCCTTGGCATCTGCAG AGTCACCAGAGCCAGCAGCCTGGAGGGAGGGCCCCAGTGGACACAGCACCCTGCCTCGGTCTCCCCGCAATGTGCAGTGCAGTGCCTCTTCTGAGTTGTCTGGTCCCTCCACACCCCTCCACACCAGCAGTCCAGTCCAGGGCAAGGAGAG TGCCCAACGGCAGGACACCAGGTCCCCCAGCTCGGTGCCCACTCAGAGACTGAGTCCTGGCGATGTCTTACCACCTGTTTCCCAGGGAGGCAGTGAAAAGGCTCCTGAGCTGCCAGCAAGAAGTGGGCTTGGGCCTCCAGCCCCTAGACTCTTCTTAGCCTCCCCTCCCAGCTCACCCAGCGACTGGCCTCAAGCAAGAAGCCCAGGGGGCCCCTCAGACAGTGCCAGTCCACGGGGCCCCGTACCCACCACGCTGCCCGGCCTCCGCCATGCCACCTGGCAGGGACTTCGAGATCCCCCAGACAGCCCAGATGGCTCCCCACTCACTCCTGTGCCTACCCAGATGCCCTGGCTTGTGGCCAGCCCTGAGCCTCCTCAGAGCTCACCCACACCTGCATTCCCCCTGGCTGCATCCTACATCAatggccccacccagcccccactcCCTGAGAAACGCCACCTGCTGGGGCCTGGGCAACAGTCAGGACCCTGGGACTCAGAGCAGGCATCACCACCAGCCAGAGGCACCAGCCACCATGTCACCTTTGCACCTCTGCTCCCAGATAACACCCAGCAACCCCCAG AGGCCCCTATGCAAGAAAGCCAGAGCAATGTCAAGTTTGTCCAGGATACGTCCAAGTTCTGGTATAAGCCACACCTGTCCCGTGACCAAG CCATTGCCCTGCTGAAGGACAAGGACCCTGGGGCCTTCCTGATCAGGGACAGTCATTCATTCCAAGGAGCCTATGGGCTGGCCCTCAAGGTGGCTACACCACCACCCAGTGCCCAGCCCTGGAAAG GAGACCCCTTGGAACAGCTGGTCCGCCATTTTCTTATTGAGACTGGGCCCAAAGGGGTGAAGATCAAGGGCTGTCCCAGCGAGCCCTACTTTG GCAGTCTGTCTGCCCTGGTCTCCCAGCACTCCATCAAccccctgtccctgccctgctgcctgcaCATTCCCAGCAAAG CCTGCAGTGTGCTCTACCTGACCTCCGTAGAGACGGAGTCACTGACGGGCCCCCAGGCAGTGGCCAAGGCCAGCTCTGCAGCTCTGAGCTGCAGCCCCCGCCCGACACCAGCTGTGGTCCACTTCAAGGTCTCAGCCCAGGGCATCACACTGACAGACAACCAAAGGAA GCTCTTCTTTCGCCGCCATTACCCAGTGAGCAGCATCACGTTCTCCAGCATCGACCCTCAGGACCGGAG CTCTTCTCCTTCTGCAGATGGACCAACCCTGATGGCACCACCTCCAA GATCTTTGGTTTTGTGGCCAAGAAGCCAGGAAGCCCCTGGGAGAATGTGTGTCACCTCTTTGCTGAGCTTGACCCAGATCAGCCTGCAGGTGCCATCGTCACCTTCATCACCAAAGTTCTACTGGGCCAGAGAAAATGAAGGCAGGCCGCAGTCAGAGCCCACAACAGCACCACGCCCCTCTCAGCAGCCCACAGTCCTCACTTTCCCTGGCCCAACCAAGGAGACCCAGACGCCCGTCCCCTTCCTTGGGAATGGGGAGTGGGGATCAGCCTGGGACActgctctccttccccacccccagcctgctaAGCTAAGTGGACAGGCCCATGAGGTGACCTTGCATGTGAGCAGATGGCAGAGATGGGTATGTGAAGGGTGA
- the TNS2 gene encoding tensin-2 isoform X8, which produces MGWPGGFPCCCPAPPRPRPAGRPPQVTSSCQALPPAELRRNTAPVRRIEHLGSTKSLNHSKQRSTLPRSFSLDPLMERRWDLDLTYVTERILAAAFPARPDEQTHRGHLRELAHVLQSKHRDKYLLFNLSEKRHDLARLNPKVQDFGWPELHSPPLDKLCSICKAMETWLSADSQHVVVLYCKGSKGKLGVIVSAYMHYSKISAGDGRPEWRQPLIPHWGSAISRADQALATLTMRKFCEDKVAAELQPSQRRYISYFSGLLSGSIRMNSSPLFLHYVLMPVLPAFEPGTGFQPFLKIYQSMQLVYTSGIYHIASSGPQQLCISLEPALLLKGDVMVTCYHKGGRGTDRTLVFRVQFHTCTIHGPRLTFPKDQLDEAWTDERFPFQPAVEFVFSSSPEKIKGNTPRNDTSVSVDYNTSEPAVRWDSYENFNQHHEDSMDGSLTHTRGPLDGSPYAQVQRVPRQTPPAPSPEPPPPPMLSVSSDSGHSSTLTTEPAAESPGRPPPTAAERQELDRLLGGCGVASGSREAGRETAILDDEEQPPAGGGPHLGTYSGHRPGLSRHCSCRQGYREPGGVPNGGYYQPEGTLERRRLAYGGYEGSSQGYAEASMEKRRLCRSLSEGPYPYPPELGKPASGDFGYRSPGYREVVILEDPGLPALCSCPACEEKLALPTAALYGLRLERETGEGWASEAGKPLLHPVRPGHPLPLLVPACGHHHALMPEYSCLKPPKAGEEGHEGCSYAMCPEGRYGHPGYPALVTYGYGGVVPSYCPAYGRVPHSCGSPGEGRGYTSSGAHSPRAGSISPGSPPYPQSRKLSYEIPAEEGGDRYPLPGHLAPAGPLASAESPEPAAWREGPSGHSTLPRSPRNVQCSASSELSGPSTPLHTSSPVQGKESAQRQDTRSPSSVPTQRLSPGDVLPPVSQGGSEKAPELPARSGLGPPAPRLFLASPPSSPSDWPQARSPGGPSDSASPRGPVPTTLPGLRHATWQGLRDPPDSPDGSPLTPVPTQMPWLVASPEPPQSSPTPAFPLAASYINGPTQPPLPEKRHLLGPGQQSGPWDSEQASPPARGTSHHVTFAPLLPDNTQQPPEAPMQESQSNVKFVQDTSKFWYKPHLSRDQAIALLKDKDPGAFLIRDSHSFQGAYGLALKVATPPPSAQPWKGDPLEQLVRHFLIETGPKGVKIKGCPSEPYFGSLSALVSQHSINPLSLPCCLHIPSKDPLEETPEASVPTNMSTAADLLRQGAACSVLYLTSVETESLTGPQAVAKASSAALSCSPRPTPAVVHFKVSAQGITLTDNQRKLFFRRHYPVSSITFSSIDPQDRSSSPSADGPTLMAPPPRSLVLWPRSQEAPGRMCVTSLLSLTQISLQVPSSPSSPKFYWARENEGRPQSEPTTAPRPSQQPTVLTFPGPTKETQTPVPFLGNGEWGSAWDTALLPHPQPAKLSGQAHEVTLHVSRWQRWVCEG; this is translated from the exons ATGGGCTGGCCCGGGGGCTTCCCCTGCTGctgccccgccccgccgcgcccccgccccgccggGCGCCCCCCGCAG GTGACTTCATCTTGTCAGGCCCTGCCTCCTGCAGAGCTG CGGAGAAACACAGCCCCTGTAAGGCGCATAGAGCACCTG GGATCCACCAAGTCTCTGAACCACTCAAAGCAGCGCAGCACTCTGCCCAG gagctTCAGCCTGGACCCGCTCATGGAGCGCCGCTGGGACTTGGACCTCACCTACGTGACGGAGCGCATCCTGGCCGCCGCCTTCCCCGCACGGCCCGACGAGCAGACACACCGGGGCCACCTGCGCGAGCTGGCTCACGTGCTGCAATCCAAGCACCGCGACAAGTACCTG CTCTTCAACCTTTCGGAAAAGAGACATGACCTGGCCCGCCTGAACCCCAAG GTCCAGGACTTTGGCTGGCCTGAGCTGCATTCACCCCCACTGGACAAGCTGTGCTCCATCTGCAAAGCTATGGAGACGTGGCTCAGTGCTGACTCACAGCACGTAGTTGTACTGTACTGCAAG GGGAGCAAGGGCAAGCTCGGGGTCATTGTCTCTGCCTACATGCACTACAGCAAGATCTCTGCAGG GGATGGGAGACCAGAATGGAGACAGCCCCTGATCCCCCACTGGGGCTCTGCAATCTCCAGGGCAGACCAGGCACTGGCTACTCTCACCATGAGGAAGTTCTGTGAGGACAAGGTGGCAGCAGAACTGCAGCCCTCCCAGCGCCG ATATATCAGCTACTTCAGTGGTCTGCTGTCTGGATCCATCAGAATGAACAGCAGCCCTCTCTTCCTGCACTATGTGCTCATGCCTGTGCTGCCAGCCTTTGAACCTGGCACTG GCTTCCAGCCCTTCCTCAAGATCTACCAGTCCATGCAGCTCGTCTACACATCTGGAATCTA TCACATTGCCAGCTCTGGGCCCCAGCAGCTTTGCATCAGCCTAGAGCCAGCCCTCCTCCTCAAAGGCGATGTCATG GTGACATGCTATCACAAGGGTGGCCGGGGGACAGACCGGACCCTTGTGTTCCGAGTCCAGTTCCACACGTGCACTATCCATGGACCACGGCTTACCTTCCCCAAGGACCAGCTGGATGAGGCCTGGACTG ATGAAAGGTTCCCCTTCCAACCTGCAGTGGAGTTCGTCTTTTCCTCCAGCCCTGAGAAGATCAAAG GTAATACCCCGCGGAACGACACCTCAGTCTCTGTGGACTACAACACCTCAGAGCCCGCTGTGCGCTGGGACTCCTACGAGAACTTCAACCAGCACCATGAGGACAGCATGGATG GCTCCCTGACCCACACCCGGGGACCCCTGGATGGCAGTCCTTATGCCCAGGTGCAGCGGGTCCCCCGCCAGACCCCACCGGCACCCTCTCCAGAGCCGCCTCCACCCCCCATGCTCTCTGTCAGCAGCGACTCTGGCCATTCATCCACACTGACTACGGAGCCAGCTGCCGAGTCCCCTGGCCGGCCACCCCCGACGGCTGCTGAACGGCAGGAGCTAGATCGCCTCCTGGGAGGCTGTGGAGTGGCCAGTGGGAGCCGAGAAGCTGGGCGTGAGACGGCCATCCTAGATGATGAAGAGCAGCCCCCCGCGGGTGGAGGCCCCCACCTTGGGACGTATTCTGGCCACAGACCCGGCCTCAGCCGCCACTGCTCCTGCCGCCAGGGCTACCGGGAGCCCGGCGGGGTCCCCAATGGGGGCTACTACCAGCCAGAGGGAACCCTGGAGAGGCGGCGGCTGGCTTATGGGGGCTACGAAGGGTCCTCCCAGGGCTATGCCGAGGCCTCTATGGAGAAGCGGCGCCTCTGCCGATCACTGTCAGAGGGGCCGTACCCCTACCCACCTGAGCTAGGGAAACCGGCCAGTGGGGACTTTGGATACCGCTCCCCAGGCTACCGGGAGGTGGTGATCCTGGAGGAccctgggctccctgccctgTGCTCATGCCCTGCTTGTGAGGAGAAGCTGGCACTGCCCACGGCAGCCCTATATGGGCTGCGGCTGGAGAGGGAAACTGGAGAGGGGTGGGCGAGTGAGGCTGGTAAGCCTCTCCTGCACCCAGTGCGACCTGGGCACCCACTGCCCCTGCTGGTGCCTGCCTGTGGGCACCACCATGCCCTGATGCCTGAATACAGCTGCCTAAAGCCACCCAAGGCAGGCGAGGAAGGGCATGAGGGCTGCTCCTATGCCATGTGCCCCGAGGGCAGGTATGGGCATCCAGGATATCCTGCCCTGGTGACATATGGCTATGGAGGAGTAGTTCCCAGTTACTGCCCCGCATATGGCCGGGTGCCCCACAGCTGTGGATCTCCAGGTGAGGGTAGAGGGTATACCAGCTCTGGTGCCCACTCCCCACGGGCTGGCTCCATTTCCCCGGGCAGCCCACCCTACCCACAATCCAGGAAGCTGAGCTACGAGATCCctgcagaggagggaggggacaggTATCCACTTCCCGGGCACCTGGCCCCAGCAGGACCCTTGGCATCTGCAG AGTCACCAGAGCCAGCAGCCTGGAGGGAGGGCCCCAGTGGACACAGCACCCTGCCTCGGTCTCCCCGCAATGTGCAGTGCAGTGCCTCTTCTGAGTTGTCTGGTCCCTCCACACCCCTCCACACCAGCAGTCCAGTCCAGGGCAAGGAGAG TGCCCAACGGCAGGACACCAGGTCCCCCAGCTCGGTGCCCACTCAGAGACTGAGTCCTGGCGATGTCTTACCACCTGTTTCCCAGGGAGGCAGTGAAAAGGCTCCTGAGCTGCCAGCAAGAAGTGGGCTTGGGCCTCCAGCCCCTAGACTCTTCTTAGCCTCCCCTCCCAGCTCACCCAGCGACTGGCCTCAAGCAAGAAGCCCAGGGGGCCCCTCAGACAGTGCCAGTCCACGGGGCCCCGTACCCACCACGCTGCCCGGCCTCCGCCATGCCACCTGGCAGGGACTTCGAGATCCCCCAGACAGCCCAGATGGCTCCCCACTCACTCCTGTGCCTACCCAGATGCCCTGGCTTGTGGCCAGCCCTGAGCCTCCTCAGAGCTCACCCACACCTGCATTCCCCCTGGCTGCATCCTACATCAatggccccacccagcccccactcCCTGAGAAACGCCACCTGCTGGGGCCTGGGCAACAGTCAGGACCCTGGGACTCAGAGCAGGCATCACCACCAGCCAGAGGCACCAGCCACCATGTCACCTTTGCACCTCTGCTCCCAGATAACACCCAGCAACCCCCAG AGGCCCCTATGCAAGAAAGCCAGAGCAATGTCAAGTTTGTCCAGGATACGTCCAAGTTCTGGTATAAGCCACACCTGTCCCGTGACCAAG CCATTGCCCTGCTGAAGGACAAGGACCCTGGGGCCTTCCTGATCAGGGACAGTCATTCATTCCAAGGAGCCTATGGGCTGGCCCTCAAGGTGGCTACACCACCACCCAGTGCCCAGCCCTGGAAAG GAGACCCCTTGGAACAGCTGGTCCGCCATTTTCTTATTGAGACTGGGCCCAAAGGGGTGAAGATCAAGGGCTGTCCCAGCGAGCCCTACTTTG GCAGTCTGTCTGCCCTGGTCTCCCAGCACTCCATCAAccccctgtccctgccctgctgcctgcaCATTCCCAGCAAAG ATCCTCTGGAGGAGACCCCAGAGGCCTCAGTGCCCACCAACATGAGCACAGCAGCAGACCTCCTACGTCAGGGCGCTG CCTGCAGTGTGCTCTACCTGACCTCCGTAGAGACGGAGTCACTGACGGGCCCCCAGGCAGTGGCCAAGGCCAGCTCTGCAGCTCTGAGCTGCAGCCCCCGCCCGACACCAGCTGTGGTCCACTTCAAGGTCTCAGCCCAGGGCATCACACTGACAGACAACCAAAGGAA GCTCTTCTTTCGCCGCCATTACCCAGTGAGCAGCATCACGTTCTCCAGCATCGACCCTCAGGACCGGAG CTCTTCTCCTTCTGCAGATGGACCAACCCTGATGGCACCACCTCCAA GATCTTTGGTTTTGTGGCCAAGAAGCCAGGAAGCCCCTGGGAGAATGTGTGTCACCTCTTTGCTGAGCTTGACCCAGATCAGCCTGCAGGTGCCATCGTCACCTTCATCACCAAAGTTCTACTGGGCCAGAGAAAATGAAGGCAGGCCGCAGTCAGAGCCCACAACAGCACCACGCCCCTCTCAGCAGCCCACAGTCCTCACTTTCCCTGGCCCAACCAAGGAGACCCAGACGCCCGTCCCCTTCCTTGGGAATGGGGAGTGGGGATCAGCCTGGGACActgctctccttccccacccccagcctgctaAGCTAAGTGGACAGGCCCATGAGGTGACCTTGCATGTGAGCAGATGGCAGAGATGGGTATGTGAAGGGTGA